The window GAAGGAGAAGGAATTGCAGGAACGGTGTAGGAGGTTTGATTTGAAAGGGAAGCAAATTGAAGAGCTTCAGTTGAAGGAGAAGGAACTAGAAGAGAGGTCACGGGAAGTTGAAATGGAAAATGAGAAGTGCTTGGAGCGAATGAAGGAGTTTGAGTTGAAGGAGAAACAAGTTGCTGATGCTTGTAATGCCCGTGTGAAGTCGGAGACCGTAGATTATTCTATGGATGCTAACCTACATTTTTCAGTGAAAATGGATGGAAAGGCATtgcaaattttattaaataagcGTTGTAAACATGATGAGGAGATGAAGAATGAGGTATCTATTGCTTTGGGACTTTCCTCGGATCCTGCAAAGCTGGTTTTGGATGCAATGGAAGGGTTTTACCCACCCCATTTGAGGGAGGGTGATGTGGAGTTCAAAGAGGTTGTTGTGAAAAGAAGTTGCAATCTTTTGCTTGAGCAATTAACGAAAATATCCCCAACAATCAAACCCGATGTGAGAAAAGAAGCAACGAAACTTGCCTTTCTTTGGATGACAAAGATGACAGTGGATGGTTACCacaatttggatgtttttagtttttttaatctgttGGCTGCTTATGGACTGGCCTCTGCTTTTGATTCAGATGAGCTCATAAACCGTTTGGTGATTATTGCTCGAAATAAGCAGACTCCTGAATTCTTTCGTGTCCTTGAACTAGGAGATAAAATTCCTGGTAAGTTTCTAATCCTTGTGCTCACTatgatttttttgctttcttatgTGTCTGTAATCTTGTAATCCTTTTTCTTCCCTACCATGCTATTAATGAATTATAACTATTCTATATTTGGTATTGGCAGAAACTTGTATGTGattaaatttatagtttatttcACATCTCAAGATTCTGTTATGTAAATACAAGATAGTGGAAAATCATGGAAATTCTTAGAAAAGTTGGTCGTTTTTGAAGCTTTCTTTGGTGGTAAGTCAACGAATCCTGTATTGCATGGAGAATGCACTATATACCCTGTGTTTGGAGCAGAAATGCATGTAACTGCAATTAAAGGCCTATTTTAGTGTTCAGCTTATAGTCATTTGTTACGGTGTTGTCAAGAGTGGTAAAGGTCAAGGATAATCTTCTGCTAGTGCTAGCATCACCTGTCAATTTTTAAGCATCTTATAGCCAAATTAGCCTTGGGAAATCTACTTAAATCCATGGCTTGAAGCACACcagtttttcctttcaatttagcCCTCGACTTCTTTAATGCCTGGTGAAAATTAATTGATTCGATTctctttcaattattattttcatttgaaatatgTACTGGAGCGTGATATAACTTGTAACTATTCTTTTGCATGCATGTAACAGGTTTTATTCAAATTCTTATCTTAAAGAAACAGCCAATGGAAGCTATCAGATTCATTTTTGCATTTGAGATGGTTAATCAGTTCCCACCGGGACCTATCTTGAGGGATTATTTAAGTGGTTCCAAGATTGCAGCCAGAAAAATTAAGAGGAGCAGCAATTCCATTAAAGGACTGGTATGTTTTTCTGGCTTTCTCCTTCAATATGTCAACCTCTGCTCTTGTGTATGATCCAACTGTTATTATATGCTCACACTTAAAACTTGCTAACAGGTTGAGTCTGTAAAGAGAAGAGTGGCTGACCTAACGGTTGTACTGAAATGCGTTGAAGATTACAAGCTTGAAACTGTATTCTCACCACATACCCTCAAGCAACAAATAAAAGACGTCCAAAGACAACTTCCAATTAGGAAAACAAATTTACCAAACCTGGGAAGCAGTTCTACTCAGCCTAATCTGAGTGAGAACAAACGTTTGGCCCCAAAAGCTGCTGCTTCTGCCTTTGTCCTTGCATCCAAATCTGTCTCTGCCACTAAACCTGCTCTCAATTCCACGATGGCTGCCTGTACTGCTCCCATCACAGTCACCTCCCTCTCTCCAACTGTTGCCTACATTGCTTCCCCAGTCACAGTCACCTCTCTTGCCCCAACTACTTCCGCTATTGCTAATCCAGTCGTCCCTGTCATTGTCACTTCTCCCTCCACAACAGCTGCAGCCGCTGTTACCCCAATAGCAGTTGCCTCTCCCGCCACTACTTCATCCATTACTGCCTCCACTACCCGAAGTGCAGTTGTCTCCCCCTCCTCAAGCAGTGCATCACCTTGTGGCTCAATCCCCAAGACTGAACCACAATACCAGGGTGGAAATAAACGCTGTCAAGCGCAGTACCAGGGCAGTGATAAGCACCTTCAAGAACAACACCAGAGTGGAAATAAGCGCCCTCGGATTGCTAAATCACCAGAGGTTCCTCTAAGAGCACCATCACTTCAAAACACTGGCTTTGCACAGTCTGTGCCTGTCCCTCATCAGCGAACAGAAGGTccttttataaatcaaaaaccATCTGGCGGGCACTACAATTGTCCTGGTTATCGCCCACCAAACCCACGTTTAAGCTCCCATTATAATTATGGATATCCATCTTATCATCAGAACACATTTGGAAAACCTGGCTATGACAGTGCTGCCCCCTTTCAGCGGCCGTAGATTGTTACGTGAAACTCTTGATGACATGGGGCAGGTTAAAGTGGGAGAGGAATTTCTTAAAATCATCTGTGGTCAACAACCAGCTGAGAAACAGTCGAAGCTTGAAGCAGATTCCTTTTGGTACTCTAGTAGCTTATAGCTAGTTAACCTTATTCTAGGACTTTGATGCCTTTGCTCAAAGATTCCAACATGCTAGGAAGATTAAACTTTTTGCAAGTGTGGTTCCAGATAatgttaatattcttttttgccTTGCATGTTATTGGTAGCAGCTGTACAGCTAGGTGTATTCAGTTCGAACTAATCAGCTGGACAATATAGTATCAATGCATATCAGCCTATAAACCCACCGATGAACtcctttataatattttaaatcctTGTTATTATAATCATTGGAGCATACAAGGACCATCTGACTATGATAATGCAATATCCTTTCAGAGACCATAAAGGCTTCTTCCTTCTGGTTGCTTTGAATCAGCCAAAGAAGAACTCGTGGCAACCCATAGGCAGGTTTTAAGTTTATTGAAGTAGGAGAAGTAAGTTTATTATAGAGACTGAAACAATTTACAGTTAAGACTGACTTGTTTTAAGAGTGGGATGAGAAGAGCTTGGGCTGATACATGACAGGTTCGAAAATTGATCCCAAGATTGTGAAGAAGCTTAGTTTAGTGACAATTTCTTTGGTAATCTGGTAGTTAGTAAATCATGTATACAAGGGTTTTGACACTTTCTTTCGAGAGTGCAGCAAGTCAAGAAGATGATAATTTATGTTATGTTGAtagtttttctttgctttacaTCTTGCTCCATCAGCTAGTACAGGAAAGTGTAAAtaatcaatttgatgttcaGGTTACCATGGAGCTTAAGGATAGGAAATTAAGGAGCCAATTTACTCTGTcttctctgtttatttttagttttcaattctCTGTTCCACCTCCTTTCCAGGGATATCTGGAATTGGTTCTGCAGCTCTTGGCATTGCTGTCTgtttctgatataaaaaatcgTGATAGATGAGACTGCTCTGCATTCAAAGCCTGGATGAAATTTGATGGGTCAAAAACCGAAGCCACCTTCAACGGCTCAATCTCCAAAGCCCGTCGACCACCATGGAAAGGCTCGTAATCCTTCGAAGTTTTCTCAGACTTcatcaatattgaattgaaatgaTTGTTTTTGGCAGCTTGCTTCTGTGATCCAATAAAAGGGGCTGTTTATGAATCAGGGTGCTTGTTCATTAGCTGGACATCCCATAGTTTCACTGCCCACCATTCAGTCTAGCTCCCACTATAATAACGTAAACCCTAGCAATCATTGGAACATATTTGGAGAGCCTGGCTGTGATTCCTGAATCATAATGCTCTTGCCCTCTGTATGCTATGATGAACCAGTCATCAGTCAACAACAATGGATTGAGAACCAGTTGAAAGATATCATGCTGGGAAGCAATTTCCATGAAATTGTTTGTAAAGGTAGAATTTCTTTCGTTCTGATTAGCACACCAAGCATGGAATTCCCATGTCCACTGCAACGATCATCGTCTTCCTAATTAACAGAGGACTAATTTGCTACCTTGCGTGACACGaaattgcccccccccccccctaccATGGTGATAGATTGTAGTGATAAATCAGTGAAGAAAGTGTTTACAAGGTGTGGAAATAGAATATATTTGACTAATCACTAGGTGCAGAAAATATCAAGTTTCTAAATTGCctaatgtttttcatttcttaaatatatttgaaactTTTAATTGCATTCATCTTACAATTTAATGCAATATAATCCAATTAActtgaattgattaaattttaataattgacaaaatatttttcataacatttcaattttaaacaaTACAATAAAGGAAAATAGGAAAAGCATTGACCACATTACTTTTGACTatacaattaagaaaaaaacgtTATAAACTCTAGAATGTGTAGTTGAATTGGTCAGGTTTTGAgttaggtttttaaaaaatcagtacgagtcccataaattttaaaaccactGGAAGCTTATATGACCGTTAATTTCAAGACCCGTAAAATTAATCGAAATGCACACAATCTGATctagacacccacgttaataataataataaaaagttatagataaataaggtaaataaaaatatttgaattaatcATATCTCTTTTACAAACAACAAAATTCTTAAATATTGGCAGTTGATTAGGGTGATTGACAACTTATTCCTTCTAAGTTAtcgtttgtttttcatttggaaTTGTGCTAAgatgtgtttcaaaaaaattttgatttgaaaaaaaaatattaaattgatatgttttagtatttttaattattttaaagtgttaatataaaaaaaataaaaaaatttatacatattctcaaataaaaattagtctTTGTCACAATACTAAATATACCCCTTAATTCTAAGCTGTTAAACTAGAATTTGGTGTTTTCTTGCTTATAAAATGCACAttacaacaaatataaaatatatcaattttatgtcaaaattattttttcttatcagtTTTCCCGATCCCCCATCAGTATtgctttcaaaatatttttgcattaattttatttccaaattatttgatttctcGTTTTAGATTTATGTGTCGAAtcaattgctaaaaatcatTAAGTTACTTgcaaataacatcatttttcacgggaaaaaaaattataatatggataaaaaaattaaaaaattgatgaaaattcttatttaaaaatgaaaataaaattaatatgaacAACACACCTGAGActtgtattattaaatttaaagtaGTCTATTGACTCAATTTCAAATTCAAGTTagagttatattttaaaaaatccaagagAGAATTCATCgtgtagttatttttaaaaaataaaataatattattttaattaaattataataaatttaaattaaattatctaacttataataataataaaattaaatcgaGCCTGCGGTGTTAGACACTaggtagaaaatatttttaaaaaaattaattatttttttactttaaatgaatatatttttattgtttttaaattattttaatatgtaaatatcaaaaataaaattttaaaaataaaaaatattattttaatatattttaaaataaaaaattctttaaaaaaaccaatatctTCCACCCAAACACCTTTTTAATATTATGCTGCCGGAGAATGGTGAAATTATTAAGTTTCCCGACACATTAATAGAGGGTGTCATTATTAAGGTTTTCCGACACATTAATAGAAGGTGTCATTTTGTGTTGATTatgatttgttaaaaaattaatttacttctTTGGCAATGGCACCCCTTCATTTTCTGAACCGTTCCAATTGACGACGACCTGTCGTTTTACCCTCATCAGCTTCTTAGTAGTCTCTATCCACTGCAGTGAGTGGTGCTAGGGTCTCGTCTCCTATTTCAATGGAGGAGAAGATTTGCAGCGAGTTGAAGCTCACTAAGTTAAGGCAACAAAACTTCAGCCGAACTTTCATTGAAATTCACGAGCAAGCCTCTTCCTTTCTCTTACTCACTCTTCAATGGAAAGAACTCCAAACTCACTTTGACTCCACTTTCAATTCCATCGAAGACTGCGCCAAAGAGCTTCACACGAAGGAACGGCAActggaggagagagagaaggaagttGAATCGAAGTGGAAGGAGTTTGAAGAACGGTGCGAAGAGTTTATAAAGTTGAGAGACGCGGAGGTTGAGGAGCATTATAAAGAGATTGAATTGAAGGAGAAGGATTTTGAGGAACGGCGTCGAGAGGTTGAGTTGGAGAGGAAGAAGTTGGAGGAAAGGCGGAAGGAAGTTGAAGAGAGGGAGGAGTTGGTGAGAGAGAAGTTTGTTGATGAGATTGAGTTGAAGGAAATTGAGGAAAGGCGAAAGGAAATAGAAGTGGAAAGGAAGAAGCTTGTCGAAGGGATAAtgttgaaggagaagaaaattgaggAAAGGCAAAAGGAAATTGAAGTGGAAAGGAAGAAGCAACTCAATGAAGGGTACATGGAAGTTGCATGTGTGAAGTTGAAGTTAGGGGAACAACTTAAAGAGTGTGAATTGAAGGAGAGGTGGCTTGAGGATAGGGCTTTGGAGATTGAATTGGAGAGGAAGAGAAATGTGGAGTGTTTTGAAGAGCTTAAATTGAAGCAAGAGGAAGTTGAATTAGGGGCCATGAAATACAAGAAGTTGATAGAGGAGCTTGAATTGAAAGAGAAACAATTTGATGAAAGGTGCGAGGAAGTTGAATTAGAGAGAAAGAAGTTAGTTGAAAAGCTTGAATTGAAGGAGAAGCAACTTGTAGAGCAGCAGAAAGAAGTTGAATTGGAAAAcgagaaaattaagaaattttttgaaGAGCTTGAGTTGAAGGAGAAGCAAGTTGAAGAAAGGCGCCTGGTAGTTGAATCGGGGAATAAAAAGTTTGTTGAAGGGGCTGAATTGATGGAAAAGCAACTTGAAGAGCGGTGTACGGTAGTTGAATCGGAAAAGAAGAAACTTGAGGAACAGTCCAAGGAGATTGAACTGAAGGAGAAGCATCTTGAAGAGCAGTTGAAAGAAGTTGAATCGAAAGACATGAAAAACAAGAAGTTTATGGAGGATTTTGAATTGAAAGAGAAACAATTTGATGAAAGGTGCAAGGAAGTGGAATTGGAGAGAAACAAGTTAGTTGAAAAGCTTGCATTGAAGGAAAAGCAACTTGTAGAGCAGCAGAAAGAAGTTGAATtgcaaatcaagaaaattaagaagTTTTTTGAAGAGGTTGAGTTGAAGGCGAAGCAAGTTGAAAAAAGGCGCCTGGTAGTTGAATTGCGGAATAAAAAGTTTGTTGAAGAGGTTGAATTGAAGGAAAAGCAACTTGAAGAGCGGTGTAAGGTAGTTGAACTGGAAACGAAGAAATTTGAAGAACAGTCCAAGGAGATTGAATTGCAGAAGAAGCATCTTGAAGAGCAGTTGAAAGAAGTTGAATTGGGAAACAAGAGGGTTTTGGAACAAGCTAAAGGGCTTGAGTTGAAGGAGAAACAGCTTCTGGAGCGGTTTAAGGATCTTGAAATGGAAATTAAGAAGTTCATGGATAAATCTAGAGAACTTGAATTAAAGGAGAGAAAACATGAAGAACTGTGTAAGCAACTAGACGAGAAACGATTTGTTGATAATGGTAATACCCATGTGAAGATTGAGACACCAGATGATTTTGTGGTTAAGAATGCTACAGATGCTAATCTCCGTCATTTGCTGACTATGGATGGAAAGGCCTtgcaaatattcttaaataagTCTCGAAAATATGACGAGaagataaaaaatgaagttcTTACCGCTCTTGGACTATCATCGGATCCAGCAAAGCTTGTTTTGGATGCAATGGAAGGGTTTTACCCACCTCCTATCTCGAAGGGTGATGTGGTCTACAATGGGATTGTGGTAAAAAAGAGTTGCAACCTTTTGCTGGAGCAATTAATGGCATTGTCACCACCAATCAAGCCACATGTGAGAGAAGCAGCAAGAGAGCTTGCGTTTGATtggaggaccaaaatgaaaaaggatCGTTATTTAGAGGTTTTAGGATTTTTTAGGCTCTTGGCTTGTTATGGACTGGCCTCTGTCTTTGATGCTTGTGAACTATTCAATGATTTGGTGACTGTTGCTCAAGATAGGCAGACCCCTGAATTCTTACGTGTCCTTGGTTTAGTAGATGAGGCCTTCCGTAAGTTTCTAATTCTGAAGCTTGctatgattttactttttatgtatTGTATATTTGGTATGTTTGTATTTAGGTGGTACCATGCTAGTTTATGATGTTGCACAGCTAACATTATGCTAGGATTGGTAGAGGATATTCATATAATCAAACAATTTCTCTGTCAGATCAAATATTCATAAGATGCTAATTCTAGAAGCGATATGATAAAAACCCTGTGGTAAAGTTGGTGTTATTGGAAGAAAGGGAATGGATCCTGCAATCTTTCTAACCACTGTTGTATCTCATGTGGTTGCTCCGTATTGCATCGAAATCTATAGAATTTGTTGTGAAAATGCGTGGGAACATTTCAAAGTTAGGCATATAGTAGAGCTGTGTTTGGGTGTTTGGTGCTTCCATGGAAACAGCATGTGCCTGTTTCCTTTAGGAGAGTAATGaccttttgttcttcttttcttgcATCTAAAATATAGATCGACATTCATATAAATCTAACTGCAAAGGTTTTGTGTTCTATGCTAATGATGTCATCAACCCTGATACTAAAAGCTGGAGCTGGAGTTTAGTTTGCTCTTTCTCCTTTCAAACATGTAAACAAACAGAAAGGAATTACAGCCTTGAATAAAGCCTATCTGTtaccattctttttttaaaatctccaGGAGTTGTAATGCTATAGGATCAATCTTCTGGCAATGTCAGCATATCTTTAGCTTTACTTTGGGATTATAACTAGCCATTCCACAGGGAGCCTTAGGGATCCACTTGAAACCTTGACTTGAAGTTTCCATATCTTGTTTTCTAAATGCCACTTGACATGAGAACTCGTTAATCTTTGAAATGCCTGGTGAAAGTTTATGCTTCagcatttttaatttcaattattatttttttgagctTTCTATTGGTGGTCATTGAACTTGCGACTTATGTTGTATATGTAACAGGTTTTATTCAAACtctcatcaacaagaaacaaTATATTGATgctattaatttcatttatgcATTTGAGCTGGTTAAGGAGTTCCGGCCTGTACCTCTCTTGAAAAATTACTTGAAGTATTCCAAGATTGTTGCAAGAAATTTTAGGAGGAGCAACAAATCAGTTGAAGCACTGGTATGATTTTgcattttctattaatttatcaatctctattttagttttaagaTCAGCTGTTAAGATGTGCGATTTTGAAACAACTTGCTAACAGATTATgtccaaagaaaaaagagttgcTGATTTGAGGGCTGTAATTAAATGCATTGAAGATCACAAACTTGAATCTGAACTCTCACCTAAGTTCCTCCAGGAACAAATAGCATACTTGGAAATGGAAATTTCAAATAAGAAAGCAATGTTGCTAGTTGAAGGCTACAGTTCTCAGATCCCAattttgaatgagaataaatgTTCAGTGCCCAAATCCACCTCCACTGCAAGCACTGCCCTCAACACCCTGACAGCTGCCTCCACCACTATCATACCTGCCCCTACTGCTCCCATCACTGTCACCTCCTCATCACCAACCACTGCATCCACAGCTACTCCAGCTGCCGCCACCACAATCACCTCCCCCTTTTCAACCTCTGCCTCCACTGCTACTTCAATCCCAAACACCTCTCCCATTCCTGCCCCAACTTCCCCTGTGAGATTTGCCCCCCCTTCCCAAACCACTGTACTGCCTTCAGCTACAATCTCCAAGAGTCTAGCACAACAACATTGTGGAAATAAGCTCCCTCAACCACAACACCAGGGTGGAGACGAGCGCCCTCAACTACAATACCAGGGTAGAAATAAGCGCCCTCGAATAGCTTTCTCATCCGAAGCACCTCTACAACCATCATCGTTTGCAAACCCTAACATTGTACACTCGCTGCAAGCCCCTCATCAACAACCAGTTCACTTTTTTATGAATCAAGGTGCATCATATTTGAACTCCTCAGCTGGACATTATTCCTTGACTGGGCACCAGCCCATAGACCTGCAGATGAACTACAATTACAACAATGTAAATTCATATTATCATTCGAACACATTGGGAGCACCTGGCTATGGTAATGCCACACCCTTTCAGAGACGTTAGAAGCTTCTCCCTTCGGGTTGATTTGATGAAACCATGAAATCAGTGGAATGCTTTGTGAAACTTATGGCAACATAGAGACAGGTTTGAGGAGATTGAAGTGGgagaaaataatttctttaaagcACCATTGTCAGTAAACTACCTGTTGAGAAACTTTGAAACTTCAAATTACAGTGGATGCAGAAATTTGCAGTACTAGAGTGAATATTTGAAGGGTGGGATGAAAATGAGCTTGAACGAATAGATAACAGGTTTGAAAATTGAGCATAAGATGTAGAAGCTTAATTTAGTGCTTGTCTTTGATAATCTTATAGCTAGTTAATGTTATTCAGAGACTCTGATACCTTCACTGAAGAGTGCAGCAAGTGTAGAAGATGGTAACTCTATGTTGGTGTTGCTTGACATGATGTTGATAGTGTCCGTTACGCATAATATTCTATCAGCTTGTACAGTAAGTTGTATATAATCAATTTGATACTCTAGTTACCTTACTAAGGAGCTTGAGGATAACAAATTCACTAATCACCTTTTGGTTTCCAATTTTCTGTCCTCTGTAGAAATGTATCTGGAATTGATTTTGCACCTCTagcattttgttt is drawn from Populus nigra chromosome 5, ddPopNigr1.1, whole genome shotgun sequence and contains these coding sequences:
- the LOC133694700 gene encoding uncharacterized protein LOC133694700 isoform X1 encodes the protein MEEKICSELKLTKLRQQNFSRTFIEIHEQASSFLLLTLQWKELQTHFDSTFNSIEDCAKELHTKERQLEEREKEVESKWKEFEERCEEFIKLRDAEVEEHYKEIELKEKDFEERRREVELERKKLEERRKEVEEREELVREKFVDEIELKEIEERRKEIEVERKKLVEGIMLKEKKIEERQKEIEVERKKQLNEGYMEVACVKLKLGEQLKECELKERWLEDRALEIELERKRNVECFEELKLKQEEVELGAMKYKKLIEELELKEKQFDERCEEVELERKKLVEKLELKEKQLVEQQKEVELENEKIKKFFEELELKEKQVEERRLVVESGNKKFVEGAELMEKQLEERCTVVESEKKKLEEQSKEIELKEKHLEEQLKEVESKDMKNKKFMEDFELKEKQFDERCKEVELERNKLVEKLALKEKQLVEQQKEVELQIKKIKKFFEEVELKAKQVEKRRLVVELRNKKFVEEVELKEKQLEERCKVVELETKKFEEQSKEIELQKKHLEEQLKEVELGNKRVLEQAKGLELKEKQLLERFKDLEMEIKKFMDKSRELELKERKHEELCKQLDEKRFVDNGNTHVKIETPDDFVVKNATDANLRHLLTMDGKALQIFLNKSRKYDEKIKNEVLTALGLSSDPAKLVLDAMEGFYPPPISKGDVVYNGIVVKKSCNLLLEQLMALSPPIKPHVREAARELAFDWRTKMKKDRYLEVLGFFRLLACYGLASVFDACELFNDLVTVAQDRQTPEFLRVLGLVDEAFRFIQTLINKKQYIDAINFIYAFELVKEFRPVPLLKNYLKYSKIVARNFRRSNKSVEALIMSKEKRVADLRAVIKCIEDHKLESELSPKFLQEQIAYLEMEISNKKAMLLVEGYSSQIPILNENKCSVPKSTSTASTALNTLTAASTTIIPAPTAPITVTSSSPTTASTATPAAATTITSPFSTSASTATSIPNTSPIPAPTSPVRFAPPSQTTVLPSATISKSLAQQHCGNKLPQPQHQGGDERPQLQYQGRNKRPRIAFSSEAPLQPSSFANPNIVHSLQAPHQQPVHFFMNQGASYLNSSAGHYSLTGHQPIDLQMNYNYNNVNSYYHSNTLGAPGYGNATPFQRR
- the LOC133694700 gene encoding uncharacterized protein LOC133694700 isoform X2; translated protein: MEEKICSELKLTKLRQQNFSRTFIEIHEQASSFLLLTLQWKELQTHFDSTFNSIEDCAKELHTKERQLEEREKEVESKWKEFEERCEEFIKLRDAEVEEHYKEIELKEKDFEERRREVELERKKLEERRKEVEEREELVREKFVDEIELKEIEERRKEIEVERKKLVEGIMLKEKKIEERQKEIEVERKKQLNEGYMEVACVKLKLGEQLKECELKERWLEDRALEIELERKRNVECFEELKLKQEEVELGAMKYKKLIEELELKEKQFDERCEEVELERKKLVEKLELKEKQLVEQQKEVELENEKIKKFFEELELKEKQVEERRLVVESGNKKFVEGAELMEKQLEERCTVVESEKKKLEEQSKEIELKEKHLEEQLKEVESKDMKNKKFMEDFELKEKQFDERCKEVELERNKLVEKLALKEKQLVEQQKEVELQIKKIKKFFEEVELKAKQVEKRRLVVELRNKKFVEEVELKEKQLEERCKVVELETKKFEEQSKEIELQKKHLEEQLKEVELGNKRVLEQAKGLELKEKQLLERFKDLEMEIKKFMDKSRELELKERKHEELCKQLDEKRFVDNGNTHVKIETPDDFVVKNATDANLRHLLTMDGKALQIFLNKSRKYDEKIKNEVLTALGLSSDPAKLVLDAMEGFYPPPISKGDVVYNGIVVKKSCNLLLEQLMALSPPIKPHVREAARELAFDWRTKMKKDRYLEVLGFFRLLACYGLASVFDACELFNDLVTVAQDRQTPEFLRVLGLVDEAFRFIQTLINKKQYIDAINFIYAFELVKEFRPVPLLKNYLKYSKIVARNFRRSNKSVEALQKRLVFQLHFALKLVKVVFPQIVLQ